A stretch of the Marivirga tractuosa DSM 4126 genome encodes the following:
- a CDS encoding LiaF transmembrane domain-containing protein, whose amino-acid sequence MKNKKQHSGRNNISFGVVLLIIGSILLLDRMDIIEFSWVFSWPFLLIGVGIYSIVRHGASNGFGLFMILFGSFFLVRRENFIPVEYYDYLLPGGIILVGLYLVFSRSTKFGFSKIDSDKEFDENIGVSDAKVVESDYIRAEAVFASVQRRLITKDFKGGKITTAFGGADIDLSKAEIQDSAVLNVEVTFGGLKLIIPPHWEIQADVSNVFSGIEDKRAFPSVEAADRKILYIKGSVSFGGLEFKSY is encoded by the coding sequence ATGAAAAACAAAAAGCAACACTCAGGCAGAAATAACATATCATTTGGTGTAGTCCTTTTGATAATTGGTAGTATTCTATTGCTAGATAGAATGGATATTATTGAATTCAGTTGGGTTTTTAGTTGGCCATTTCTTTTAATCGGAGTGGGAATTTATTCCATTGTTAGACATGGGGCCAGCAATGGTTTTGGATTGTTTATGATCTTATTTGGAAGTTTTTTTCTTGTAAGGAGAGAAAACTTTATTCCTGTTGAATATTATGATTATCTATTACCAGGAGGGATTATTTTAGTAGGATTGTATCTGGTATTTAGCCGAAGCACCAAGTTTGGATTTTCTAAAATAGATAGTGATAAAGAGTTCGATGAAAATATTGGGGTTTCTGATGCCAAAGTAGTGGAAAGTGATTATATCAGAGCAGAGGCGGTTTTTGCTTCTGTGCAAAGAAGATTGATTACCAAGGATTTTAAAGGCGGAAAAATAACCACTGCATTTGGTGGGGCAGATATTGACTTATCTAAAGCTGAAATTCAAGATAGCGCAGTTTTAAATGTTGAAGTGACTTTTGGCGGATTAAAACTGATTATTCCACCACATTGGGAAATTCAAGCGGATGTAAGCAATGTGTTTTCAGGCATCGAGGATAAAAGAGCATTTCCTTCAGTTGAGGCAGCAGATAGAAAAATCTTGTATATAAAGGGCTCGGTTAGTTTTGGTGGTTTAGAGTTTAAATCCTATTAA
- a CDS encoding MBL fold metallo-hydrolase RNA specificity domain-containing protein translates to MNVRVKFLGGAQSVTGSKFLLEIDEYKILIDCGLFQGLKALRLRNWDEFPIDVQEIDAIILTHAHLDHSGYVPRMVKQGYKKNVFCTEATADLLEIMWMDSAKLQEEEAEFAKQKGYSKHANPLALYDQKDAEAALKTVIPKAFKKSFDLSENIQVKFYPAGHILGAASVEIILKGATQEKNIIFSGDLGRNSDPVLFPPTFFKNSDVVFLESTYGDRLNDVAKVQEELKQHILDHMNEGVIMIPAFTVGRTQNLLFYLHELMRTGQIPHIPVYLDSPMAISVTHLYKKYGDQHRLQDKDIFDDKNFHYIREHQQSRTLDMLKNRAIIISASGMLTGGRILSHLFKRLGNKNDLLLMVGFQADGTRGRDILEGKESVKIYGEEIPIKCHFAKIDGLSAHADQTELLDWYARFEEALKFTFLVHGEVEAMKTLKIELEEKGAKNVFIPDYMESFELFSGI, encoded by the coding sequence ATGAATGTAAGAGTAAAATTTTTAGGAGGTGCACAATCGGTCACAGGTTCAAAATTCTTATTAGAAATTGATGAATACAAAATTTTAATCGACTGTGGACTTTTCCAAGGACTAAAAGCACTTAGACTAAGAAACTGGGATGAGTTCCCTATTGATGTTCAAGAGATTGATGCAATAATTCTTACACATGCTCATTTAGACCATTCTGGCTATGTACCAAGAATGGTTAAACAAGGTTACAAAAAGAATGTATTCTGCACAGAAGCTACTGCAGATTTGTTGGAAATCATGTGGATGGATTCTGCCAAATTGCAAGAAGAAGAAGCTGAATTTGCTAAACAGAAAGGCTATTCTAAACACGCTAATCCTTTAGCATTATATGATCAAAAAGATGCTGAAGCTGCTTTAAAAACAGTGATCCCGAAAGCTTTCAAAAAATCATTTGACCTTAGCGAAAACATCCAAGTGAAATTTTATCCAGCAGGTCATATTTTGGGAGCTGCTTCAGTGGAAATAATCCTAAAAGGAGCAACTCAGGAGAAGAACATTATTTTCAGTGGTGATTTAGGAAGAAATTCTGACCCTGTGCTCTTCCCTCCTACTTTTTTCAAAAATTCTGATGTGGTATTTCTTGAATCTACCTATGGTGATCGCTTAAATGATGTAGCTAAAGTTCAAGAGGAATTAAAACAGCATATTTTAGATCATATGAATGAAGGAGTCATTATGATTCCAGCATTTACAGTTGGCCGAACACAAAACTTGCTTTTCTATCTACATGAACTGATGAGAACTGGTCAAATCCCTCATATCCCAGTGTATTTGGATAGTCCGATGGCAATCAGTGTTACTCATTTATACAAAAAATACGGTGATCAGCACCGTTTACAAGATAAAGACATATTTGACGATAAAAACTTCCATTATATCAGAGAGCATCAGCAATCCAGAACATTAGATATGCTGAAAAATAGAGCCATTATAATTTCAGCTAGTGGCATGCTGACAGGTGGAAGAATTTTGAGCCATCTGTTTAAAAGACTTGGCAATAAAAATGACCTATTGCTAATGGTAGGCTTTCAGGCTGACGGAACTAGAGGTCGCGATATATTAGAAGGCAAAGAAAGTGTAAAAATCTACGGAGAAGAGATCCCAATCAAATGTCATTTTGCTAAAATAGATGGACTTTCCGCCCATGCTGATCAAACTGAATTATTGGATTGGTATGCTAGATTTGAGGAAGCATTAAAGTTTACATTCCTGGTGCATGGGGAAGTAGAAGCTATGAAAACTTTAAAAATTGAACTAGAGGAAAAGGGAGCTAAAAATGTCTTTATTCCGGATTATATGGAATCTTTTGAGCTATTTTCTGGGATTTGA
- a CDS encoding PspC domain-containing protein yields MKKNISINIGGIIFHIEEDGFDKLKNYLDAINRYFSDFKDSQEIINDIENRIAEIFLAKLKDDKQVIELEDVNALMVTLGSIEDFKKAEETDEAFEENTSEKAESQEPTGTKKLYRDTKRYIFGGVAAGIAHYFNIDVLWIRLLFILGFLGLFPFHPTSAIILLAYIVMWIFLPANPDLKEDEKVKKLYRSQENKVIGGVARGLASYFGTDVAVIRILFVLLLIPGGAGLIIYLVLWFITPSAKTVTEKMQMEGTPITLSNIEKNIKSSLKVENGEETTLVKILLFPFRLIAIILNGLAKALGPVLNFIVEAARIVLGIILSLFGLGLGVTFIILLFVSQGIWIESSNINFFDIPNELIANTFSLELVLISFLFLIIPALFIMIAGISVMARKWLMNRTVSFSLLAVWFVSLIGAAIIIPTTALNFRNDGEVYETYEYDLEDRVAVLKLKEVGFEDYDVTNLKIRGYDGDKLKLEKRYRAQGSSRIDAEQNAKMTYHNVELKDDSILWFDSNIRFLEDAAFRGQSLNMILYVPYGQEFEMNRKLRHILRNTIYINGYTVSQIHNNRWVFEENEGLNCITCKVNKTKSSITYSQDIDSDNFFTTPFNFSSDAYVRTYDIADFSKISSATGIFVEVRQGNGYDFQVMAEDQEDLEDFRFEVKNERLKVYIEKEDFDWNIFSSDSWNWKGNVPQIQCTITVPDLKHLELSSASQLNLYGFKGDKLKVDISSAAKLIADVTYNNLNMDISSASKVKMRGDVESMDLDISSAAKMEGFDLIVKNADVDASSASKAEVHVTGYLDASASSASKITYQGRPRLESSSSSGAKVSAD; encoded by the coding sequence ATGAAAAAGAATATAAGTATAAATATAGGAGGCATAATATTCCATATAGAAGAAGATGGCTTTGACAAGCTTAAAAACTATTTGGATGCCATTAACCGCTATTTTTCTGATTTCAAAGACAGTCAGGAAATTATAAATGACATTGAAAATCGGATAGCTGAAATCTTCTTAGCTAAATTAAAAGATGACAAGCAAGTCATTGAATTAGAGGACGTAAATGCGCTAATGGTTACATTAGGAAGCATAGAGGACTTTAAAAAAGCAGAAGAAACAGATGAAGCTTTTGAAGAGAATACATCTGAAAAAGCAGAAAGCCAAGAACCAACTGGCACCAAAAAACTATATAGAGACACCAAAAGATACATTTTTGGAGGTGTAGCAGCTGGTATCGCACATTATTTTAATATAGATGTTCTGTGGATCAGGTTACTTTTCATACTTGGATTTTTAGGACTATTCCCTTTCCATCCGACTTCAGCAATTATTTTATTAGCGTATATCGTCATGTGGATTTTCTTACCTGCAAATCCTGATTTAAAGGAAGATGAAAAGGTAAAGAAACTCTATCGTAGTCAAGAGAACAAAGTAATTGGTGGTGTAGCTCGAGGTTTAGCTTCCTATTTCGGAACTGATGTGGCTGTCATTAGGATATTATTTGTCTTGCTACTGATTCCTGGTGGAGCTGGTTTAATAATTTACCTAGTACTATGGTTTATCACTCCATCTGCTAAAACGGTTACAGAAAAAATGCAAATGGAAGGAACACCCATAACGCTAAGTAATATTGAAAAAAATATTAAAAGTAGCTTGAAAGTTGAAAATGGAGAAGAAACAACCTTAGTAAAAATCTTATTATTCCCGTTCCGATTAATTGCTATTATCTTAAATGGATTAGCAAAAGCTTTAGGACCAGTTTTGAATTTTATAGTCGAAGCTGCAAGAATTGTTCTGGGAATCATATTGAGTTTATTTGGTTTAGGATTAGGAGTTACATTTATCATACTTCTTTTTGTATCACAAGGAATATGGATTGAATCATCTAATATCAACTTTTTTGATATTCCGAATGAGTTGATCGCTAATACTTTTTCATTGGAATTAGTACTGATTAGTTTCTTGTTTTTGATCATTCCAGCCCTGTTCATCATGATTGCAGGAATTAGTGTAATGGCTCGTAAATGGTTAATGAACAGAACAGTATCATTTTCACTTTTAGCTGTTTGGTTTGTAAGTCTGATAGGTGCTGCCATCATAATTCCAACAACGGCTTTGAATTTCAGAAATGACGGAGAAGTTTACGAGACCTATGAATATGATCTTGAAGATAGAGTTGCGGTATTAAAATTAAAAGAAGTTGGTTTTGAAGATTACGATGTTACGAATCTAAAGATCAGAGGCTATGATGGCGATAAACTAAAACTTGAGAAAAGATATAGAGCGCAAGGTAGTAGTAGAATTGATGCTGAGCAAAATGCAAAAATGACTTACCACAACGTAGAATTAAAAGATGATAGCATTTTATGGTTTGATTCTAACATACGATTCTTGGAAGATGCAGCATTTAGAGGGCAAAGTTTAAATATGATTTTGTATGTTCCTTATGGACAAGAATTTGAGATGAATAGAAAACTGCGCCATATTTTACGTAATACTATCTACATCAATGGATATACGGTAAGTCAAATCCATAACAACCGATGGGTTTTTGAAGAAAACGAGGGGTTAAACTGCATAACTTGTAAAGTGAATAAGACTAAAAGTAGTATAACTTATTCTCAAGATATCGATTCAGATAATTTCTTCACTACACCCTTCAATTTCTCAAGTGATGCCTATGTTAGAACTTATGACATTGCTGATTTTAGTAAAATTTCATCAGCCACTGGCATATTTGTTGAAGTTAGACAAGGAAACGGTTACGACTTCCAAGTAATGGCCGAGGATCAAGAAGACCTCGAAGATTTTAGATTTGAGGTGAAAAATGAAAGACTAAAAGTGTATATAGAAAAGGAGGATTTCGACTGGAATATTTTCTCTAGCGATTCATGGAATTGGAAAGGGAACGTACCGCAAATACAATGCACCATAACTGTACCGGATCTAAAACATTTAGAACTTTCATCAGCTTCTCAATTGAATTTATATGGTTTTAAAGGAGATAAGCTTAAAGTAGATATAAGTTCAGCAGCTAAACTTATTGCTGATGTAACTTACAATAATCTAAACATGGATATTTCAAGTGCCTCAAAAGTTAAAATGAGAGGAGATGTAGAGAGTATGGATTTAGACATAAGTAGTGCTGCTAAAATGGAAGGCTTTGACTTAATTGTGAAAAATGCTGATGTTGATGCTTCCAGTGCGTCCAAAGCTGAGGTTCATGTAACCGGATACTTGGATGCAAGTGCAAGCAGTGCATCAAAAATAACGTACCAAGGACGTCCTCGATTAGAAAGCAGTAGCAGCAGTGGGGCAAAAGTCTCAGCTGATTAA
- a CDS encoding sensor histidine kinase has product MHYGLQFPSALIDSTIFSLLLLLGFMLLENIFRFYLPTKSNVILVFILPFILSLVILFLGDFLIKWGIPEAFFNAEFLNSIFIIRGFIILLIFTAYSLMLNFQGKLEEQAAAEDREIKMQQMAKEAELYQLRQQLQPHFLFNSLNSISALVKAKPEKAREMVLQLSDFLRGTIQKEANKWIKVEDEISFLNLFADIEKVRFGHRLQVNFKVEEGIREFKLPHLMVQPLLENAIKHSLYGLTGEVTIQVNLKKREKNLEVVIKNPFDPQAGQVKGAGFGLEAVRRRLFLIFGRYDLLKTNAVSQQFTVELLIPQLS; this is encoded by the coding sequence ATGCACTATGGACTCCAATTCCCTTCTGCATTAATCGATAGTACAATTTTCAGTTTGCTATTATTGCTTGGATTTATGTTGTTGGAAAATATTTTCAGATTTTATTTACCCACCAAAAGCAATGTGATCCTTGTTTTTATACTCCCCTTTATTTTGTCCTTAGTAATTCTGTTTTTAGGAGATTTTCTGATAAAATGGGGTATTCCAGAGGCCTTCTTTAATGCTGAATTCCTCAACTCTATTTTTATAATTCGAGGATTCATTATCCTGCTAATTTTTACTGCCTATTCTTTGATGTTAAATTTTCAAGGGAAACTGGAAGAGCAAGCAGCTGCTGAAGACAGGGAGATTAAAATGCAACAGATGGCTAAAGAAGCAGAGCTTTACCAATTACGCCAACAATTACAGCCCCATTTTTTATTTAACAGCTTAAATTCCATTAGCGCACTGGTAAAAGCGAAACCCGAGAAAGCCAGAGAAATGGTATTGCAACTATCGGATTTTCTAAGGGGAACCATACAAAAGGAAGCTAATAAATGGATCAAAGTTGAAGATGAAATTAGCTTTTTAAATCTCTTTGCTGATATAGAAAAAGTTCGTTTTGGACATCGATTACAAGTTAATTTTAAAGTTGAAGAAGGCATAAGAGAATTTAAATTACCTCATTTAATGGTGCAGCCATTATTGGAAAATGCTATAAAACACAGTCTATATGGTTTAACTGGGGAAGTTACCATTCAAGTTAATCTTAAAAAAAGAGAAAAGAACCTTGAAGTAGTAATTAAAAACCCTTTTGATCCACAAGCAGGACAAGTCAAAGGGGCAGGCTTTGGTTTGGAGGCAGTTCGTAGAAGACTTTTTCTTATTTTTGGGAGGTATGATTTATTGAAAACGAATGCAGTATCTCAACAATTTACCGTTGAACTTTTAATACCACAGCTATCATGA
- a CDS encoding NAD(P)H-binding protein, translating to MKTLIVGASGATGKQLTEQLLAAKKEVKIIIRPHSNIPESWNQHKKLHIIHRNISEMKVEEMTEIVSDCDAFACCLGHNLTLKGIFGKPRKLVTNAVQLICEAILKKNPSQATKFVLMNTVGNQNRDKCEEISPAQKVVVALIRFLIPPQADNEKASDYLRLKVGHNNPKIEWVVVRPDALINEKEVSHYSLHPSPIRSAIFNPGETSRINVAHFIAQLMQNNALWNEWKGQMPVIYNE from the coding sequence ATGAAAACCTTAATTGTAGGAGCTAGCGGAGCCACAGGTAAACAGTTAACAGAACAATTATTAGCTGCCAAAAAAGAAGTGAAAATCATTATCCGACCTCATTCAAATATTCCTGAATCATGGAATCAACACAAAAAACTCCATATTATCCACAGGAATATCTCGGAAATGAAAGTAGAGGAAATGACTGAAATCGTTTCAGATTGTGATGCATTTGCCTGCTGTTTAGGACATAATTTGACACTTAAAGGAATATTTGGTAAGCCTCGCAAACTAGTTACCAATGCTGTTCAACTCATTTGCGAAGCTATATTAAAAAAGAATCCTTCACAGGCTACAAAATTTGTTTTGATGAATACGGTTGGAAATCAAAATAGAGACAAATGTGAAGAGATTTCACCAGCACAAAAAGTTGTAGTTGCCCTCATTCGTTTTCTAATTCCACCTCAAGCTGATAATGAAAAGGCATCTGATTATCTAAGACTAAAAGTTGGTCATAATAACCCTAAAATTGAATGGGTAGTCGTCAGACCTGATGCTCTTATCAATGAAAAAGAGGTGTCGCATTACAGTCTACACCCTTCTCCTATCAGAAGTGCTATTTTCAATCCTGGTGAAACAAGCAGGATAAATGTAGCCCATTTCATTGCTCAATTAATGCAAAATAATGCTTTATGGAATGAGTGGAAAGGACAGATGCCAGTGATTTATAACGAATAG
- a CDS encoding response regulator transcription factor, which yields MQISTIIADDHKLFAQGLSNILGQSDEIEIKAIVHNGKALVKELKNEATDLALIDLNMPELDGIGAIKQIQALSLKTKLIILSTYADEKLVEEAKNLKVDAYLLKDAEPEELLYTIKEVMEKRYEFNINHILKQTEPLENFSDDFLKKYKLSRREIEIIQLLKKGLTNQEIADKIFLSVLTIQTHRKNIIQKLEVNNSAGLIAFAHEHNI from the coding sequence ATGCAAATTAGCACAATTATAGCCGATGATCATAAACTTTTTGCTCAGGGCTTATCCAATATTTTAGGACAATCAGATGAAATTGAAATCAAAGCAATTGTTCATAATGGCAAAGCATTAGTGAAGGAATTGAAAAATGAAGCAACGGATCTAGCATTAATTGACTTAAATATGCCAGAATTAGATGGAATAGGTGCCATTAAGCAGATTCAAGCTTTAAGTCTTAAAACTAAACTCATCATCCTTTCGACCTATGCCGATGAAAAGTTAGTGGAAGAAGCTAAAAATCTGAAGGTTGATGCCTATTTATTGAAAGATGCAGAACCTGAAGAATTACTTTATACAATTAAGGAAGTAATGGAAAAACGCTATGAGTTCAATATAAATCACATCCTAAAACAAACTGAACCTCTTGAAAATTTTTCTGATGATTTTCTGAAGAAATATAAACTTTCAAGAAGGGAAATAGAAATTATCCAACTGCTCAAAAAAGGATTAACCAATCAAGAAATAGCGGATAAAATTTTCCTTTCTGTATTAACCATTCAAACACACCGAAAAAATATTATACAAAAGCTAGAGGTTAATAATTCGGCTGGGTTAATTGCTTTTGCTCATGAACATAATATTTGA
- a CDS encoding sensor histidine kinase codes for MFEDQSEIVFTVIVSSIMLLIIISFIIIMLFIHQKRVLRHQKNIAKLKQKYQEEIMRAQMEMQEETLDYVGRELHDNIGQILSLIKLNLMNAQDQQIRESRKLIGTAIHDLRNISHTLNLTWTENINLTAFIQNTAKSLESSNKYNLQLNLKSELILKNKEDYILVYRMIQEIIQNILKHAEANQIQVFMDEKLLEINDNGRGFDVKTASLGTGIKNIKARASLIGADLEIKSSQNKGSIFRITINDGKYAN; via the coding sequence ATGTTTGAAGACCAGTCGGAAATAGTTTTTACCGTTATTGTCAGCTCCATTATGCTGTTGATTATAATCTCTTTTATAATCATAATGCTCTTCATCCATCAAAAAAGAGTGTTGAGACATCAGAAAAACATTGCTAAACTCAAGCAAAAATACCAAGAAGAAATCATGCGGGCGCAAATGGAAATGCAGGAAGAAACTTTGGACTATGTGGGCAGGGAGTTACATGATAATATCGGCCAAATTCTATCTCTCATTAAGCTAAACTTAATGAATGCTCAGGATCAACAAATTCGTGAATCTCGCAAATTAATTGGGACTGCTATTCATGATTTAAGGAATATCTCACATACCTTAAACCTTACTTGGACTGAAAATATCAATTTAACTGCATTTATACAAAACACTGCTAAAAGCTTGGAATCAAGCAACAAATACAATCTGCAACTGAATCTGAAATCAGAATTAATCCTAAAGAATAAAGAAGATTATATTTTGGTTTATCGCATGATTCAGGAGATCATACAAAATATATTGAAACATGCCGAAGCTAATCAAATTCAAGTATTTATGGATGAAAAGCTATTGGAAATTAATGATAATGGAAGAGGATTTGATGTTAAAACCGCTTCATTAGGGACGGGAATAAAAAACATTAAAGCAAGAGCTTCACTAATTGGAGCTGATTTAGAAATAAAATCTAGTCAAAATAAAGGAAGCATTTTTAGAATAACTATCAACGATGGAAAATATGCAAATTAG
- a CDS encoding PadR family transcriptional regulator, with protein sequence MIAEKIKAQLRTGVLEYCVMQILRRGEVYASDIIDELLEEDLIKVEGIIYPLLMRLKHENLVQYEWSEAQNGLPKKHYQLTDSGQNTIKALDQTWIEINKSAKKIKKKTDEQLKTAKETNEEK encoded by the coding sequence ATGATAGCAGAAAAGATAAAAGCACAATTGCGGACTGGGGTTCTGGAATATTGTGTGATGCAGATTTTGAGAAGAGGCGAAGTTTATGCCTCTGACATCATTGACGAACTTTTGGAAGAAGACCTAATAAAAGTAGAAGGAATTATTTACCCACTTTTGATGAGGTTGAAACATGAAAATTTAGTTCAATATGAATGGAGTGAAGCGCAAAACGGACTGCCTAAAAAACACTATCAATTAACTGATAGTGGACAGAATACTATAAAGGCATTGGATCAAACTTGGATTGAGATTAATAAATCAGCCAAAAAAATCAAAAAAAAGACTGATGAGCAATTAAAAACAGCCAAGGAAACTAATGAGGAAAAGTAA
- a CDS encoding MBL fold metallo-hydrolase, which yields MKIEQIYTGCLAHAAYYIENNGESAIFDPLREVQPYIDRATKDKAKVKYVFETHFHADFVSGHLDLAKKTGAKIVYGPTARPQFDAIVAQDNDIFEVGNYKIKVLHTPGHTMESTTYLLIDENGDDHGIITGDTLFIGDVGRPDLAQHVIEDLTEEKLAGYLYDSLHNKILPLADHLMVYPNHGAGSACGKMMSKETTDTLGHQKETNYALQPMDKEEFIEQLLTGLTPPPGYFPKNVLMNIQGYESIDTIMEKAKRPLSPEAFEAAANETGALVLDTRNAEDFAKGFIPNSINIGLDGNFAMWVGEMIPDIQQKILLVCEEGKEEEAMIRLSRVGYDHTIGYLDRGFNSWKYAHKEIDKIKRIDAKVLAEIMEASPLIIDIRKKSEFDSEHVIGAQNIPLNQINSHLAELPKDKAFIIHCAGGYRSMLASSILKARDWDNFVDVRDGFKGIKETNIPVSEYVCPTTLL from the coding sequence ATGAAAATAGAACAGATCTACACAGGATGTCTAGCACATGCAGCATATTATATTGAAAATAACGGAGAATCCGCAATTTTCGATCCCTTAAGAGAAGTGCAACCGTACATCGACAGAGCAACAAAAGACAAAGCTAAAGTTAAGTATGTTTTTGAAACACACTTCCACGCAGACTTTGTAAGTGGTCATTTAGACTTAGCCAAAAAAACAGGAGCTAAAATTGTATATGGACCAACAGCCAGACCTCAATTTGATGCCATTGTGGCGCAGGATAATGATATATTTGAAGTAGGGAACTATAAAATTAAAGTATTGCACACACCAGGTCACACCATGGAAAGCACTACCTATCTGTTGATAGATGAAAATGGCGATGACCATGGAATCATCACAGGGGATACTTTATTTATTGGAGATGTAGGAAGACCTGATTTGGCTCAGCATGTTATTGAAGATTTAACAGAAGAGAAACTAGCAGGTTATTTGTATGATTCATTGCACAATAAAATTCTTCCATTAGCTGACCATTTGATGGTGTATCCGAATCACGGAGCTGGAAGTGCTTGCGGTAAAATGATGAGTAAGGAAACCACTGATACTTTAGGGCATCAAAAAGAAACCAATTACGCATTACAGCCAATGGACAAGGAAGAGTTTATTGAGCAATTATTAACTGGACTAACTCCTCCACCTGGCTATTTCCCTAAAAATGTTTTGATGAACATTCAAGGCTATGAAAGCATTGACACTATAATGGAAAAAGCTAAACGGCCTTTAAGCCCTGAGGCATTTGAAGCAGCCGCCAATGAAACGGGTGCATTGGTTTTGGATACCAGAAATGCCGAAGACTTCGCCAAAGGTTTTATTCCCAACAGTATTAATATAGGATTGGATGGAAACTTTGCCATGTGGGTAGGAGAAATGATTCCTGACATACAACAAAAGATATTATTGGTTTGTGAGGAAGGAAAAGAGGAGGAAGCCATGATCAGACTATCACGTGTGGGATACGATCATACTATTGGGTATTTGGATAGAGGTTTTAATAGCTGGAAATATGCTCACAAAGAAATTGACAAAATAAAGAGGATAGATGCAAAAGTACTAGCTGAAATTATGGAGGCATCTCCTTTGATTATTGATATCAGAAAGAAAAGTGAGTTTGATTCAGAACATGTCATAGGAGCGCAAAATATCCCACTAAATCAAATCAATTCACATTTAGCAGAACTCCCTAAAGACAAAGCATTTATTATTCACTGTGCTGGCGGCTACAGAAGTATGTTGGCTTCGTCCATATTGAAAGCTAGAGATTGGGATAATTTTGTAGATGTTAGAGATGGCTTTAAGGGAATAAAGGAAACTAATATCCCTGTTTCGGAATATGTATGTCCCACTACTTTATTATAA
- a CDS encoding LytR/AlgR family response regulator transcription factor, whose amino-acid sequence MIRTIIIDDEPLAAGIVQEYLAECKDFEILAICHDGFEGLKAIQQHRPDLIFLDVQMPKISGFEMLELLDELPAVIFTTAFDEYALQAFEVHAIDYLLKPFSQDRFKKAINKYKQSGLAQNVEGLLQNELIDAKEYLSRIVLKDRNDIKIIPTNDINYMEANDDYVNIYTKEGKYLKNKTLSYFERNLDPEEFVRVHRSYVAKIAEITKIEAYKKDSHILILKSGEQIPVSKTGYPKLKAALGI is encoded by the coding sequence ATGATTAGAACCATTATTATTGATGACGAACCATTAGCAGCCGGCATAGTCCAAGAATATTTAGCAGAATGCAAGGATTTTGAAATACTAGCTATTTGCCATGATGGCTTTGAAGGTTTAAAGGCAATTCAGCAACATCGTCCTGATTTAATTTTTTTGGATGTGCAGATGCCGAAAATCAGCGGCTTTGAAATGCTAGAGTTGCTGGACGAACTCCCAGCAGTGATTTTTACCACGGCATTTGATGAATATGCATTACAGGCATTTGAAGTTCATGCAATAGATTATTTGCTCAAACCATTTTCTCAAGATAGATTTAAAAAAGCAATTAATAAATACAAGCAAAGTGGTTTAGCTCAAAATGTTGAAGGCTTATTGCAAAATGAGTTAATAGACGCAAAGGAATATTTAAGCAGAATTGTATTAAAGGACCGTAATGATATAAAAATCATTCCAACAAATGATATTAACTATATGGAAGCGAATGATGATTATGTAAATATTTATACAAAAGAAGGGAAGTATTTGAAAAACAAAACCTTGAGTTATTTTGAAAGGAATTTAGATCCTGAGGAATTTGTAAGAGTTCATCGATCTTATGTAGCTAAAATTGCAGAAATTACTAAAATTGAAGCTTATAAGAAGGATAGTCATATACTAATCTTGAAAAGTGGAGAACAAATTCCAGTTAGCAAAACGGGTTATCCAAAGTTGAAGGCTGCTTTAGGGATATAG